The Anoplolepis gracilipes chromosome 5, ASM4749672v1, whole genome shotgun sequence region CGATATACGCGTACGCGAAAACTCTCCGGTGCCACCCCCGCGCGCGTGTATGACAATTCGTCTCGCTCGTATGCACGGACGTGCGGGCACGTCCCACCGCGACGGATAcgcgtgtatatgtatgtgtacgtgtggttgcacgcgcgcgcgcgcgtgcgagaATGTAACGTGCGCCTGTACTTGTGTGCGAAGAGCGACGCGACAAGTAAACGCGCAGCTCGAACGTCATGCACTGACAGCCGAGCTGCGACTGAGAACTGAGAGCCGAGAGCTAAGAGCCGAGCTCCTAGGGGAGCCTCGACGTCGACGGTCGACCGGCTCCCTTCCCGAATGGGCGAATTGCATTCGCCGGCAGTTCGCGCGTGGTCGATCGTCGGCCGGACTAATGCCGGGTTTATAATACGCTCCGAAAATGATGAGAGtccaattattatatatttttttttcacgattcaAGTAACCATATCgggaaatatatatctattcatTCACACAAAAGTGTGAATGaatcgaaatttatttatttagtttttctttcgttCGAATGTATGTtggtgtgtgtgtatattttcaCAGCACTGTTAAACTTGCAAATTTTACTGAGATAATAGgaatatttcaattcttttctcgcagtataatattttttatctagttttattacttattctttttttacattatttacaaataatatgtaatatcggAGTAATCATGCATAATCGTCTcagcaatttataaaatttaagatccTTTACCctcgatattttattgagaatagaaaacatttaaatttttttctcgcaatatttttatcaatctttgttatttattctttttacattatgtaCGAAACATATATCGGCGGAGTATCGGAGTAATCATGTGTAATCGCCTCcacaaaattaacaataagatattttaagatatttcacTCTCGTTGTACATTCTATTTTATGCATCTGAAATGAAATAGGTATAGATCGCAAAAAGAAGAAGTTAAAAACTTTGTAAAAACacagataagaaaaaaaaggaatttttttttggtatAATCTCTCGGAACAGTAAATTCTAACGATAAGTCTAGGTTTTGACATTTTTCATACAGGCGgatctcttatcctacgaccctcttatgttacaaaacctcttatcctacgttaaaaaaatcctctcatgctacgaccgtgaaaaggaaattatatccccactctcaaatttttgtcgtaggatcagaggtttaaagggaagattccggaccaaaaatgtcgtaggataagaggtccgactgtatttgTGTGGCAGCACTGCGGCCTCTGAATTATCGGCGCTACTcgttactatatatatatatatctactatCACAAAGCACGTGAAACGTGAAAGCGAGTGAGTCAGACCAGTCAGACGTCACCGTGCAAGCACATCGTGCGTAAGTACCGCGAACcttttgcaatatatgtatatgtgtatatatatatattatatatatatatatatatatatatatttgatgcaAGATCGATATGAGTGACAAGGCAACGCTTCCGTGTAAGATGCATTACTTAGATATTTCTATGTTAGTACATtcattataatcatataaacgAGACTATGGTTAGCTCGTGAAACATAACCTATACGTGCCTTTCTCGAATTATACTTTATCGTCGTAACGAGTGTGATAATTATCTGTTCCGTGAATGATGCaactctatattttaaaaagtatttttctttgtacgtTTGCTTCTCCAAATAAAGTAATTCACGTCGCTGAATCGTGATAATTGTCACTTGCAAAGTGGATCgcaaatttgcatttaattctTCGATTCAGTCTCAAGAGTGTTCAGTGTTCTTTtcgtttaaattattcattttcttttatttgcatGGTCCTTGTTAATtttggaaagaaaaatttcggaatatataacattattaagtTAACCTTGAAAGGTGCAAATCTTTCTACCAAAAATACCTttagaaaaatcttaaatcataaaaagaactaaaataatttcatatttattgacaagaataaaaatcattaaataatttatgatatagaagtttataataaaaaaaaacttacaatcaaaaaattatacttttatttctaCATCTACCACAAAGGAATAAATATAACGcaataaactataattatatctgCTTTTAGAGAACATCCGCTTTGTCCTGGTCTGGAAATAACACCCGTGTACTTGAAGAAGAACATTCTTGAAGCCGTTCGACAGTTTTGCGGTGAGGAGGGAGCCAAGAGTCCAATAGacattttaaagtataatCCTGCAGAGCGCAGATTTATTCTGCGCTGTTCATCTAACGCCTATACGCGGTTACGAGCCTCTCTGACTTTAGCCACCAAGTACGAGAACGAGACGTGCGTTTACACAGTACACCGAGCGTCGCAGAATTTACTGTCTTTCACTGCCGACAGTAGGACGTATAACCACGGAGAAGTAGTCCCGTCCGGTAATTAATCATGCCATTAATTCGCAAGCAAGGCAAGGACACCATTATTTTTGCGTCCAAGGAGGACCATGCGGTACCCAGCAAAGTCAATCTGCCAGATCCAGAACCTAGTCCCGGTCTGCTGCTGCCTAATGGTGAGATCAACTGGAATTGCCCATGCTTAGGAGGTATGGCGACTGGGCCATGCGGATTAGAATTTCGCGAGGCGTTCTCCTGCTTCCATTACTCGACTGCGGATCCAAAGGGTTCTGACTGTCGTAAGGTATTCGAAACAATGCAGGACTGCATGTTGCAGTACCCGGCGCTGTACGATAGTAGAGGCTCGTCGACAGACGACCTGGATGAGGCAGAGTTGGCTGAAGAAGCAGACAAGAAATCGTCGGTTTCCAgtgaagaaaagaagaaagcaaTGGTCGCTAATCAGGACAAAATGTTGGAAGCAACATCCGAAGAAAGAATGAACACTTCGAGTACAAAGCAGGAAGTAGAGCGAGCCAAgactaattaaatatcttacataCGTTTTATACACTTCAAGGTGATACTACAGtgtcttttttctcttcttttaatGAATATCTGTTTCATTGAGAAAGCATAATATTACCTTGTCGTGTTGTGGTGTCGGTAGTATTTGCAAAACGCGTTTTTATAACGCATAGGTAATGAGACTTAAAAGATGAAAGATCTCGCTAACCTGAACAAAAGTGATGTACGAAatgaataagtaaaaaatacgaATAAGTAGAAAATACAAGAAATGTACATTAGTTATTTctgatatttcataatattatcagATCAAAACTTAGAGAGGTTAAAAGCACGTTTCTATAGAGTGATTTATGGTAAGTTGGTTTAAATACAACTGTGCAGTCAAGTTGTTCATAGATTTCATGTTCAtctgttattaaaaagattttattcattCTGTCGCCTATTTTCTTCCTTGCGACTCTTTAAGGCTTGATTGTActtattctttatttgttGCCTTGTTTTATAATAgcaatgattaatttttgacaaatttcatattttcatcgAAAATATGCACTATcaggaataaataataaataaaaaatcaaaatctcTGCATACTACTTGTTTACATGAATCAGAATTATGATACTATTAATCAAaagtaattgtatttataaaagaaaaatatatattcagtactgtaaaattataaaattaatataagaaatgttggaaaataattaataataatattaatattaaatattaatattaaatattgattaagtAAAAgacattattttgattattaataatttttttaattacatatattcttttaaaacaatttttgttaatttaattttattcatttattttaaaatagtcttaattattataaatgcactgtctctaaaaatttatcttgcaTACTCTTATACGATGTGgctgtaaaaaattgcaatttgaaaAGCTGCATTTCCTACAAAAAAGCATCTTTCGATCCACAATTTAAGCAATTTTACATTCTTCTATCTGTAAACTGACATagtcgaaatatatttatcactcaaataaaaaagatttatcaatCTTGTATCGAGAAGGATTTTATCTGTTTGTGTTAGGAGGTTACactttctatattttacttctttcTTCGCTTTTCAAAACACGAATACGTATTAACTTCagttaaaatgtgaaaaagaaagtatataaagATAGCTAAAGGAAAAATGGAGCGTTCGTACTCTTTCCTTCATTTAAACCTCCCGCGCATTCCTCTGCTCGATAGTATCCACGGTACGCCGCCAGATGGCGAAGCTTCATTCGCGGACGCCGCGTGACGTAAATCGTGCTCCTCTCCCACCCCTCTGTTCTCGATTTCGTTTGCGCGACCGTATGTAGTACGCTATCTCAATTCAGCGTCGCGGAAGATCATCAGCGTATCCTATAATAATAGTGCCACCACGTTTGTCAGTAGCTATAGACTGTAACATCAACGATACCGCTACACGTCACGTTTGACACACgcattatgaatatattggTAGTTCTGTGCACTCGCTGAAACTCGACGTTCTCCGTCTTTCGGTTCGCAGTGCAACGCGTTGAACAGTAGTGATACGAGCGCATCGATCCCGATACCGACGCCGAGATAGacaaacagagagagagagagacatagATAGAGAAAGGGTGACGGGCAGAGTGCAGTGAGAACGAAGTTTACACGtcgatcgataaaaaaaagaaccggAGCTCTCTTCTTTTCGGAGTGAGAAACGCGCGGGCCGGATACGTTCCTTGGCAGTGACCGAGAGTGTCCCGGTTTTGTGCTGGTGTAACGTCCTTTGGTCATCTTTCTCGTCGTGGCTCATCATGGACACCTATAGGAAGGAGAAGAAGCACAAGGAGAAGAGGAGGTGAGTCTTTATTTCGACCGTATGGATCTGAATCCTCAGCTGGTGTAGTCGTCCgagtatttgattttattatcgacaggtttgtttttttttttttttttttttttttcagccaAATTTGTTGCATTTCTAATTTTCCTTTCTTGTTTTCAAACTTGTAAACACGTATTTATCTTATTCTATTTCGTTCTAGTTTTTTAGCTGAAAAAGAACAAACCTAATATTGATCATAAAATTAGCGAAACTCGAAACAAAGAGAggcgaagagagagaaagagagagagagagagagagagagagagagacaacgACGGGCGTGTTTGACGCAATCAGTCCGTTTCTTTGATGTCGGGACCATCATgctgtctttttttctttatttctctttctctgtcttgATTCGACGCTCTATCTCGCTCGCACTTCCCCGCGGCTATTATCGCCGTCGCTGTCTAGCGCCACGTGATCTCCTCATCGTGTGTCCTTGTCGCTCTCGTGGGCACTTTAATCAGACCTCCCGCTTTCTCgttttctccctctttcaatctttacatatttgtttttaaatttttttaaacggaGAAAGGAAATCCTCAAATGTCAATAATATGCCTCATCACTCCATTTTTCTCTATCATTTGATTCTAATCTTcgatttcttttactttttaacaCTTGTTTGCTCttgattatttatgataaagttgctatacttttttatatacgtggaattatgaataatataattgagtaAAACTGATttggtttatatatatatatatatatatatttataatataatttatttacgtttTTTATAGCTGATTTCTACTATGTTCTCTTTAtgttattttgtttgtaaagttgaaagagagagagagagagagagagagagagagtaatgtgtatagtttatttttatttctttataaatatgaattaattagaacagaaaaatataatcgtgTACATGTTTAATGCTACaggaaaaatttctctcattttttttatttccaatttttctctCTGACATAACTGTTTCTCACATAACTTGCTGATATGTGTATGCTTTTTatgtcatataattattttaatccacAAATGTAAGGCAATGTTTTTTAAAcgcttataaatattatcgataggatctttttcaatattttatacatataacccgattttctcttttcatttttgtttacacgttcgtaattttaatgtatacgCGATTGTATCGTGCCCATTATACCATTGTTTGCACATTCCAgcagttaattaatattttaatatttcattatttgctattttattacataatgtagtagcatattaatttttttttaaatacatctcGTATTTAGcctaaatttatttgttaaatgtaTGACCATTATCTATTTCGTTAATAATTGGatctattaatatacttttatcaaAGGTTAAATAGCGGAACATCATGTCGCTATTATGAGACTTCGATCGACATTTtccgagaaaaaagataaaaacttcATGTTCATTTCCTCCTATGAGTCAGAAGTAATTTACGGATTTCGTTAacttatttaatgtattatgaatgTGAACACAGACACGTTTCTTTGttttaagaagaaatatataaatatttgtttaaaacatttcgaTCGCGTGTAATTAAACTTGGAAAATTGAAAGTGttctgatatttatattttcaactgtatgatttacataaattttttttttcaatggaAAGAACAATATTTCTTCCTGGTAATACTTTGTAGAATTCTGTAACATAGATTATAACACAGATTCTATAAACAGATTATGAAATGAGGTCAGtcatatcattataattattgttgctataaaaaaaaattcgcctGGACAACGCTGCTCGTAAACATTTTCGAGaagttaactttttttttatcgcgcggATAGCTGCGTCCATGACTGCGCTAATTTTCGTATAATTAAGCCTAGAGCGACCTAACACTTATTCGTAACTTGTCTCTATCTACACTGGTCTATTTCATAAGAACGTAGAATGGAAAATTCTACGGTTATATCAACAGTTTAAAGTCCAGATTCTAACGCCgacttatgtttttttttatatgtactaAAATATGCTatgcattttttcttaatatatgcGTGcacgttattatttaatgaactctaaaaaattaaaacgaaCAATATCTTTGCCGATGAAAATGTCTGACTATATACCGATGCATAACACATTACATGTAAACTACATAGTTTATTTGCAATTGTTAACAATCATTAAAGATTATGTGATTTcaatcaaacattttttaagtagaaagagaaaacttcaattcatttgtttttataagtcAGAAATAATTTACCGATTTCGTTAACCTGTTGAATGTAAATTTGacgaataaatttgaataaatttttcaaagtcaTAATAAATTCATGGAAAATATCCCAGGCTGttattatatcatgattttgtgattattatcaaatatgaacaaaacatttgttttatacaaaaaatattggatgATTTAGGAACATTTGTAGAAAAACAGTCCCTCGAGAAAGCTTTTATCAAGCAAAAAATTCCCCTCGTAAGGTGTAAGCGTCCGTCGCGCGACACGTGCAAAAATAACCATTCTGCTCGAAAATTACGAGGAAATCATGACCGGGGTCACATGATAACCATCAGGGAACTAGCAAGATCAGCGAAAATTGTCACGTTCGCCTGTATTAATAGTGCGTTTTAAGTGGAAGAAAATATCTGGGTGGTTTACGTGTAAACTTATCGCAGACGAGTTCccaaagtataataatagcGACACCGGGTGATCATCATTTGACCCCCATTCACGGACTTTCCGTCACGTAGCCTCTAAAATCCAAGAAACAGATCTTTTATTGCAacattaattgataatatataataaaaaaagagagagaaagtttttttctgCTTATGAAATCTTTCGTCCATGTCTTGGACTTTCCCTTGCGTACGTAAGGCGCacgaatatattttgtgaCACCGCTTATAGAATACGTAATTTTACAGTGTAAACTGCGATAGTAGAACGTTccattttttgtagaatttgAATTTGATTTTTCAGAGCATTGAAACgacaattaattaagttatcaaatattgaagagtaaaaattctcgataatttaaatctcagcaatttgaatacatatatgtattatatatgattgaattttttaaattaaatcttttaatttttgagtttacttttaaatctattgaataataatgtaacataattaatataattaatttaaatattaaatattaatataacataatgatataaatatattattaaactcattataaaacatttttatttatttctcagtcaatgagatatttttgtttagttgattttaatcgaaatttatcATAGTGAAATAAATCagcttaagaaattaatagagcaaaattaatattaaaaatgtaatctatatgtttttcattaatcCAACACAATCTAACTATCTCATATACCAACAAAGAAACTACAATATATCTCATCGAGCGATCGACAATGaggcaataaataaaagaggGAAGCACAGATTACTATGTCAATTAAAGCGTCTACTGTGACAGttatttctctatataaatgataagCGGGGGGAACGAGCTCTCTCCGCTGCGGGCTAGATATTTTGCTGGCACGTATGTGTGTCtacagggtgttccatttcTAGTGGATTCTATCAGCATTATTTGTCAAAAAGTCAGATTTTCTCGAGGTTGACCTTTCctcgacaaaaaaaaacggaGAGATAATCGTAgttttttcgaataattagCGAGGCAAGATAAAGAGAGACTTTCTAATCTTGTTGATCATTGCAATTAATCTTAAGTGGgatttatatactttagtgggatttcattttttatttactcttacagatataactaattttttattattgtgaaaaGTGCATATGATAATTTCCCTTTACATTTTCCCTAATGAAGAAGCGGTTCTCTTCTCCAAACCGGTTGGTCAAggacttttattattattattattattattattattattattattattattattattattattattattattattattattattattattattattattattaaatacgatGCGCTAAATATGGAACACTCTATATACTTCGATGATTATATAGCGTGTATTCACGACAGACAGCGGCCTTCTggaaaattttcttctctgattaattacatgtatatacattaaaaataaatctcttacAAAACTTGTTAGGTTTAATCTGCAAgtaaatatctcgaaaagtttttagaattaataattaatctctaGCAAATTTACTTCGtctataaaagtattaatataaaaaaatttagaagcTTGATTTGGCAGatgttttatgatatttataccttttattgtcaaaataaaaagtctgaataaaaatggaaatttaatatatagataattttttcttctttatttatgctgagtatttatttatttatttatttcaactacaaatattttaatgcatgTTAATCATTACGAGTTAGTCgtgaaagtaaaataattataataaatgaataatacaaACATATTAGAGTTtctgttaattattttgtccgttttctttgataaatagaATCCACTATTTTTTATcaggattttattaaatgtaatgttAATAGATAGTATTGTTTGTAAccaaaagattaaaaatgatggataaataaataaaaaatgcgcaCCGTTGAATTCAAATAGAAGATAATTACGGTTTGAAAAACGCAGCGTTATTCTATAAAAGTCCAGAGAAACCATATTACTTTCTGTAGCTGCGTTTCACGCATATGcgcacattttatatagtatacgTAACATATACTATTGATGAATATAATGCGTGAAACGGAACGCAGCTTGTAAGAATGAGTTTACTATCCTTTAAATGTTCCGGTCTTGCCTTTTCAAATTGATACTATTGTGTTTACATCGCTGTCATCCGGAAATGTTACAagttatcatataaattttatattaaatatatttaaatatttatatcaaaaactcGTAAAGATTCTATGAAACATTTGttacaagtaaaataattcaatcgaTTGCGACGATTGTTTACGGAATAATTTTCATCCCGGTAGCATTTCCATTTACGTAATTGCATTATATGAGGATTACGTGAGCGACTCGCGAAAAGGTACATTACTCGCGATTGCGCCCGTCGATGCAGATTATGCGAGTAACTTGCTCGTTACGGCGAAAAAACGCCGTAGATATTTAAACGGTTGCGGCCGCACGATCTGTTACATCGCACAAAGGTTCTGTTGTTTTTCTCTTCGCGCGCGATGCTCGTCGAGAATCGCGTTATCTTCCGTGATAGGAACGCTCGCGATTATGGCCGATCACCAGGCATTCAAATTACCGGAAAGTCATTAGACACGCGATCACGCAAAGTGgcctatatattttactgcgcttataaaagataaaataatataaactctCTCAgcgttataatttatttatgtttaaaattattttttaatttgaaatttgtgGATTTTTTTAGCTTATTAGTATGTGTAAGTATgcaattagaatatattagaatatgaaagaatatcaaaaaagaattctaattatatgtttttgatttttgtaatttgttatttttctgaaaataattgtaaactttatatagTCGCACGCCTggataaatcatttatttctgGTTCTTTATATTCGTGCGgtttaatcgcaaaaataaGGATGTACTGCATAATGCAAATGTATGTTAATTgccttgttttttttatcggtATCTTTCAATGCGAATAATACATCACTATCTTCTGTAAATTTGACTGcctttattttgaatttctatagtactttttaagaattttttacaaattattttttcttttattttgcaaaaaatgttaatactaataaatataaataatcttaattgttatatactactacttataaaagatgtacaattatatatcatatatataattgtacaattatatatcatatatataattattttaataatgatattcttAGAAAAGATAAGGCTTTTATATCTGATGTGAAAttagaaaacaatattttttttgtgataCATAATAactagtaatatataatcattatgactgtttacatatgtattaatattttttacattataaaaaaaataatttatcctaaaaaaatgctattatgtatatgattattttaataatgatattcttAGAAAAGACAAGTTTGTATATCTgagattagaaaataatatttttttgtcatacacaataactaataatatataacaattacgATTGTTTACATATCATatgtattgatattttatgcaacataaaagaaaaaaataatttgtaaaaaattcttataaaaatataaaaacaataaaagcaATCGAATTTACAGAA contains the following coding sequences:
- the LOC140665942 gene encoding mitochondrial intermembrane space import and assembly protein 40-B encodes the protein MPLIRKQGKDTIIFASKEDHAVPSKVNLPDPEPSPGLLLPNGEINWNCPCLGGMATGPCGLEFREAFSCFHYSTADPKGSDCRKVFETMQDCMLQYPALYDSRGSSTDDLDEAELAEEADKKSSVSSEEKKKAMVANQDKMLEATSEERMNTSSTKQEVERAKTN